aaatggatccgcacgcctcaagTCAAAATGATGTACTCTTTAATAACTTGACGTTAATTCCACCATCATATTTTGTTACAACACAGAAACAGAACGTAAAAACTAtatacaaacagaaataaaacactgtCTTACACACAATTCCAAGgacaaataatacaaacattagTAGtgtttttggatcatttttaaccaaaaaaatgctttaagtAGGAGAATTTGAATTTCGAAGTGCATATTAATACCTGTCTTGTGGGTCTGGTATGAACCCACAATTATACAGAAAGCAATTTCTTGCTTAGCTCCCTGAAAGAATGAAATCTTCCATAAAACACAGAGGCTGGTTTCAATCATTGTTCTGTTTGAAGATGCACGACCGTAATAGTTTTCCTCTGAATGAATGGTTAGTCAAATCCAGACAACAAATGCAGCAATGAGAGAGTTTATCAGTGTTGCATGTCAGTCAAGTGTATTGTTTCCTTTGTCCCATTAGCTTTCTGAAAGACAAGACGACAAGATGACAAATGAGGCTAACCAAACGAAAGGTTTTCAGTAAGCTAAACACATTACTTTCACCTTGAAATAGACAGTTTGTTACTAGCTGAATTTCCATTACCCTTCAAACTGCACAAAAAGTTCGTAAAAAGTTTAGATGCTCACACGAGGTTGTTTTTCGGGCATTTTGAAATAGGAATAAGCTGCGATAGAAACAggtttttcacatttacaaGCCGCGTGGTGTATGTAAAaagtcatatgatccttcaacgaaattaaaaaaaataacttaatatgtGGGTGCTCTGGATTATAATACGGTGCAGCATGGTTCTGATAGCTGAAGCTGATTACAGCTGCTCTCGTTGATGCGGACACGGCTCacactataaaaatacatgaacaaaTCCATTCAAAATTTATCTGTCAAATCTCACAAAAATCCATTGCCGTGACTTATCGTGAAAGGCAAAAGGTTTTAGTCACATTACATTGGTTAACGCTGTCAGGTcgcaatactttttttattgatctATATCTAAAATATCGCCAAGGTTTTGCACATATCTGTAATGGAAACACGCCTACTGTAGTGTTTGTAGACTGTAGAGAAGAAATTTACATTTGCTTTTAGTTCTGATCAAAATGACTAATTAGTGCTAAAAACCACTTCTGTTTAGAACAAATTACCGGCCCATTTGAGCACCACTTCTGGATAAAGAGATTGATTTTAtcagctgtaaaaaaatactctaccttttctttttttaatagcacTCTAAACACCGACAGACTGGTACAATCAGCAAGGCTAACAGCAGAAATCCCAATGTTATAAGCAGTATCCAAAATTCATGCCGGCGGAGTTCTGTAATGATGGAAGCAAAAACGTTCTTAGTGTAGAGGCACTTGTAGTATTTATCAGGCCAGAGATACTACAAAAGTGATGTACCTGAACATGTCAGACAGAGTTCAGTGAGTCGTTTAGACCGGTTTGTGAATGAATATGCCACGACACAGCTGTAGGAATCATCCAGACACTCCACCTCCAGAGGAACAGAGAGACTCGTGCTGAGATCAGACACGAACAATAAACggtttcctttgtaccaggagagagtccCATGACCCACGTTCACCACCGAACACAGCAGGAGGCATTTAGGACCCGATGAACATCCGGATGAGGATGAAGAACAACGCGAATCGTCTCTGCTGATAACGGGAATAGGAAGAGGAACTGCAAAACATGAGAAAAAGGGTCAAAGTTATGCATCGAAAACATTTCTACAAAGCGCGTTCAGCCTAAAACGAATTGCGCGTTTGTGACATGACCGCTCACTCACCATACACAGTAACATTGAATCTCTTCAGTGAGACTTTTGAACTCGGCCTGGTGATCTGCAGCTGGTAGAGTCCAGCGTGTTCAGATCTGATGTTTCTGATGGTCAGAGACCCGGTTTGATTGTCCATATGTAGCTTCTCTTTGAATATCCAATCGTCGAGGACAAAAACGAAGCATTCCATTTGAATTATTTCGGCTATTTGCGCACTCTGAGGTCCAAATGTCCATAGGATATGATCTTCTTTCTGTACTTTAACATCTGTGTTCAAGGTGACAGAATCTCCCTCGATCACCGAAACTCCATGTGTCTCAATAGCGAGACCACCTGAAACaagagatttaaaataaatgagtaaataaagttCTGTACTTCCTTGTTACCTTAACGTTTACTAACagtatatacatgtgtgtgtgttttaaagtcttttgcatttttttcttttataaatctCACATCATCTCATTGTAACAGCATGCATTCAGTACTAgatcaaaaatataatgcagGCCTACCATCTCACCATATAAAGTATAGATATATAAAGTaaagttggtaacactttattttacggctACACctattgcttattagcatgcatattagctatgtattagtgctaattaggcacatatcaatgccttattctaccTAATGCTACCAAATACCTAAACCTTACAACTAACTTTACtagtgtcacggtgtggtttagcgtgaaggagcactcgacgagaataaatcctcttcaaacggacaaaataataatgtacgggtaggcaggcagaacataaaccacacgtataaacctcgacgatcggacaaacgtgaactcaaacacacaggacgaCGTtatttgactaaattaacaagacacgacTGAAGAcgataaagacaattaactgaacaaaacaacaaaagtccaaagatgtgacaactaactaataagcagcaaattaagaattataTGAGGAAAGTtacagttaatagttaacaagtgttatctattctaaagtgttactgtaaaattatattgtCAGATATTagtttatgtaatgtttatagCTTACTTTCGGTTTTAGGCATACGCTACTTACGTTTTTCGAATCGCGGAAGGTTtgttcaaacttaaaaaaaaaaaaaaactgattcggAATTTAGAATCATTAAAAATTCATGAATGCTATTCAAATGATAATGCGCATATGTCTTAACATTTAAATCCCacttaatgaaattaaatccaACTTACCATTCAACACACTGAAGAAAACCAAAGTccctaaaatcatttttactcGTACTCACTCATAatacaaaggtttttttttttatgaaaatatacagCATATGAACGGattaatttgtatgttttttttccaacgCGAGCACACAAACAGTAGTCACAGACCTCGCCCAGTTCTGTGTTTTTAACTGAAAGTCGTTATGCTGCACACTTCCGGCAAAAAAGGGCCCAAAACAAACCAGTATCAAAGACTTACGCAAGGGGGCGATGATCTCCGTGAAGTGCCTGAGTTTTGTTGCAGCGTGAGAAGTTTGGAGTGCTTCAAAACAGTGAATAATTTCCAGTTGATTCATGGTTAGGTTACTCAAGTAGGTGATAACTGTCTTAAAAAAGTCTAGTCATTCAACTGCCACACCGTCAATATCCTCCTATTATGCAAATGAACCAAATTTGTAAGCCTAAACTATACATGCCTTAGCAAAAACTGCAGGTGGTCAATCCATCAGCACATGGGAAAAAACACCTTACCTTCGAGATGATTTTACTGGTAGGCTTGTTATATGAGAGTTGCCTTATTGGCATTTCTGCTGATTGATAAACTCATACTTTAGTCAACAGTTGGAGTAGATCATAGTAGTTGAACAAAGTTCTTAGACAAGAATGagcattgttttagttttaggacAGCTGGGAAAGTGTTTGATCcgcttcaaatgttgactactgtatactAATCTGTACACTAGTAAATATTTATCAACATAGGTTTTTAAGAAGGAAACCCATgctggggcatgttgtcacacaGTATGGGAAATAGGAAATGCAATATAGAGTCTTAAATGTATTAagctttttatgctttttttaataaataaatgtgcataattcatgaaactgttaaatatatttcatctacaACATACCGGATTCAACCTCTCTTCATTGTACAAAGTTTTTATGAACTGGCAGCTatgcacaataaaatatttaacgcATAATTCAGCATTTAACCTTATTGAAGTGCCTTACCGAAGAATCGCTCATGTAGGTTACGCCGATACCTACAAACgataccatttttttaaccGCCCTACTAATCATCAGCACTCCGCATGTTTACAAAGGATGACAAAAAACCCTTTTCACTTCCACTGATGAGAAGAATGCTGGCGCCAGGCCTCAAATCCAGCCCAGCACCTCCCACCCATTCTCCATGACCTCTAATTATGTCATGCGAAAAGAGCCGTGTCCCATTGAAAACCTCGCTTAATCAAACCCAATTAATTCCGCTGGCTTCCCGTATTATCCCCTTCGAGGAACGCGTCATCCCCATCAGCCTGTTAACTTCAGCCTGCGCCGTGTCGAGGGAGCAAAATAATAGattatgcaattaatttagTCGTTAGAGACttaattgttcttaaagaaTACAGTAACTCTGTAGGGGTGTCCTGTGATTCAGAGCGTCGGGATTTTCCCTCGATAACCGCACGATCACTCAGCAAAATCAAGCCGTGGTGCTACGTTGTGGTTCACAGCGATCACGTGATCGCCATTTTTGCCATCGCTGGAGATACTGcggaaaatactttttaaatttagtttgtgAAATTGAAACAATGAATGCACCCGAGTCATCAAATTTAACCGAATAAAGTCAATGAAaaattgctatatttttaactgctatttaaatatcatttaaactAAAGACGGCACATTAAATACATCCCTAATTTATAAgtactatattaatatttaacgaTATAAACACTCTCAGACATGAGGATCATTTtttgtacatattagtacttataggtatttctgagagtgcagtTTTTggcataataataacaataataataatgccaaACTGAAAACATTAATTCATAAACAATGTTAAGACCtcaatatttgaattaaattgttaaaaaaattttttgctcattttctaTGGTATACGGCGGTTTTGAACTAGTTTTCAATACGATGCTTTCCTGTATTAATACCCAATACCAATATTGCGATCGTTATGTTTTGCATTTCTAATCACAGCTCACGTATTTTCGCTTTTTAATGTTCGTATCTCATTCATTCTGATTAATAGTTTGCTCAGTAAACATCACACACATGAGTATAGTGAGTTTAGCTAACTGTTGAGACTCATCTTGCATTAAACGTTACAGAGAGAAGTCGCCTGGACTGAGTTATTAAAGCATGTACCGAAAAACCCGTGAACCGAACGTGAGATTATAAAATGGACAGACTGACCCACATTCAAAGCATGAGAGTGGAAAAGCAGCATATTTCCCTCAGCCTGGCGAACAAAGCTGTTCGCAGCGGATGAACTGCTGCTTTCCCATGATTCCTTTGTGCCAGTCCAGCTGAACGCATGCCTACCCACAACCCGGCCGCCCGTCTGCCAAGATGTGCAGCGGTCAGTGGCTGCTCGGTCTCGGCCTGGCCACTAATCCTCACACTGAACTCATCCTGGCCTGCGGGAAAAAGCTCTAATTGGGGGATTTTCTCCATCATTAACCTTGATGAGCAGCCTTTCCCACTCTCCGTTCCCATCCGCGCAATCGCTAATACTTCCTACCTTGATCACTGCGAAGTTCAGCCACGGTACTAATATTCTTTGTACTATATATAGTGTTTACATCAGCAAAACAGATGGTAAGGAGTGCATCTTCACACAATTCCAGTCTAATGTCACCTTTTTTCACTGAAACTAATTttaacattagcattagcattgctaagtgttttttttctacgcagttgtgttttggtttatttttttataatagttagttttaacacattattatgTGGTTCTTAGGACACGGCTAAATGGAAAGCAGAAAGTTTTTGTATCATGTTGCTATACGTGATTTTAGGTTGTAATTGGTGGTTACCAAGGCGTTGCTACGCAGTTGTTTgttcgtttagtttttttttaaatgttgctaaaaagttgttttaagaTTATTTTCGGTATATGATTTTGGTATTAAGAATATGGTATGATTTTTTTGGTCGAAAAATAATATGTGGTTCTATATTGTTCTTGATGGTtactaaggtgttgctatgcttTATCTAAAGTGTTATGTTGTTCGGTGCTAGGGTGTTCCAAGTTAAGTTTTAACACATGATTTTTAGGAGGTAGCTATGTGTTAACAGTGAGGTTTTGTGGCATGTTGCTTCAACTTGAGAGTTATATGATGCTCTTGTGGTtaccaaggtgttgctatgcagtagTTATTCAGTATGGCTTTAGCATGTTGCTGTGTAGCTACTGGGGTATTCGAAGttgtttacagtatttaaacaggaaatttaaaaataaacaggaaagTTACTTTCATTATGCACATTATttgaaaagtaatattttgctgtaaaatgaaAGTATTACCTTACTGATTACTTAGAAAAGTAATCAGATTACATAATTTGCGTTACCCACAGTATTGGTTGCTATGGATTAGCAAATGTGTTTGGCATGATTGAACTGTTAAGCGGTTGCTAGGATGTGGTGGGCGGTTGCTTATCATTTTCTCCTTGGCTTCTTTCCCTGCTTAAAggaataatgcaaataataatgaaagttttgtcatcatttacacatcatcatgctgttccaaacctgctgcatgcacaaattaagatattttgaagaattttgagGAACCAAACAATGGTTGgtccattgacttccatactAGGGAACAAAATACTACTAAAGTCAATGGGCACCATTAACTGTTTGATTACcaacattcttaaaaaatatcttcTCTTAAGTTCAATGTTataaagaaactcatacagctttggaatgacatgagagtgagtaaataacaaattttcatttttgggtgaactgtccctttaaagtcTATGgaatttttgtctgtttatttccCTCCCTAAATGTAAAATCTGGACCAAAGCAAGTCTACGATCATCATATAACGCTGTACAACAAGAAAGAGCCTACATTCACACCCCTTTTGCTCTTTTCCCAGCACATGTTTTTTTGGGGCCCCAGATGGCCCCCGTAGTGTCCCATCTGTCCAAGAGCATTGCTCACACATCATGAATAAAGCCGAGCACCAGGCACTCTGAACATGTGCCTGAACAGCAGCGTCAGGAGGCAATTAGGGAACAGCGGACCCTGGGGCCACTGCCCCCTCCCGGGCCAGGCTGATTGACTGGAACCTCATCTTCCTAACGGGCTGGCTCGGCGCCACCGGTCAGGAGAAACAGACACAGGAGGGGGTTATGAAATAGACAGTCTCTTCCTATAGTTCAACCAGAGACATAGACGTCCAAACAACAAGTTGACAGCAAATCTCTGAGAAACTAGATTTGTTTATTCTTAAGAATGCTTGAGGACATTCATTGCTCTGCTTGATTCAAAAGGTAACCGTGAAAACATCTAGGACACATTACAAACATAGGAACCACAGTCATATTCTTGgacaaaaataacatcatacACTCATATTAATTACCCATGATTGTCATATTGCTGTCTAGCTTTGGCTTTTCAATCGTTCAAACTGTGCAAGTGATCTAAACATCTTAGATTTAGTTTGTAAACTAATGTTTGGCCCAAAGGACCCCAGAACTGTAGAAAGcaacattaaacaaacaaacagaaagaaaaaccaaCTGACTCATACAGCTTAATTAACTGTATATATTCAAAACATCTACAATGCTCACATCCTTGACATTCTTATACAGCTAAAACATTATTAGTAAGCATAGTTTGTTCAAATGAATACTTCAATGAACCTGAAAGTTTAATACCTTTCCCTGGACAGATCTAGCTGTCCAGAACTTTATTAGTCAAACACAACTACGCATGATTTATTGCTACAAAAACTCTGGCAACATGAACTGAGTgagtttcctttaaaaataagcaGCGAGTCCCACTTGAGTGTTTGTGGGACATGACATTATTCCTTTGCAGCCAGGTATGTTTTGAAGGTTAATTGTTCTCGGAGTCATCATAAAATGACTATTAAAGCACAATGATGGtgttttatctaaaaaaaaccttctgaTTTTGATTGgtgtcttaaagagacagtctCTGACAGTCTTTCCCTCTAAAGaagctgaaacaaaaaaatcaggCTTGGATCAACTGGCCCAAACAAAGGGGGAGTCATGATGGGGTGATGGCAGATAGTTT
This window of the Puntigrus tetrazona isolate hp1 chromosome 22, ASM1883169v1, whole genome shotgun sequence genome carries:
- the LOC122327522 gene encoding uncharacterized protein LOC122327522; the encoded protein is MILGTLVFFSVLNGGLAIETHGVSVIEGDSVTLNTDVKVQKEDHILWTFGPQSAQIAEIIQMECFVFVLDDWIFKEKLHMDNQTGSLTIRNIRSEHAGLYQLQITRPSSKVSLKRFNVTVYVPLPIPVISRDDSRCSSSSSGCSSGPKCLLLCSVVNVGHGTLSWYKGNRLLFVSDLSTSLSVPLEVECLDDSYSCVVAYSFTNRSKRLTELCLTCSELRRHEFWILLITLGFLLLALLIVPVCRCLECY